In Prunus dulcis chromosome 1, ALMONDv2, whole genome shotgun sequence, the following are encoded in one genomic region:
- the LOC117626625 gene encoding calmodulin-binding transcription activator 3-like isoform X1, with amino-acid sequence MADTRKYLPTQQLDLAQILQEAKERWLRPAEICEILRNFQNFELTADPPVRPPAGSLFLFDRKALRYFRKDGHRWRKKKDGKTVKEAHEKLKAGSVDVLHCYYAHGEDNSNFQRRSYWMLDMHLQHIVLVHYRNVGEAYQSGVPCLLADPGSQVASPQSVSAPFSAQANSPAPTGQTSFASSPNRVDWNGKTLSTEFEDVDSGGDAGTSSVAQSMFGSVLHNASLHSQVGGFPESFRDPLSSWYDGPKFAHGAGSSVWNGMDSSTRNERSMHDQNLFVEAPNRADFITHKLPDARLDVDCRINNVTCEDKLTTDIDVQVATASSQREPQVSKERDFNVFHPQVQDYSDPQVVVNSSNQVEENSRDGGMRNAESVELKKLDSFGRWMDKEIGVDCDDSLMASDSGNYWSPLDAENGDKEVSSLSHHMHLDIESLGPSLSQEQLFSIHDFSPDWAYSETETKVLIVGSFLGSKKHTTETKWGCMFGEIEVSAEVLSNNVIRCQTPLHAPGCVPFYVTCRNRLACSEVREFEYREKPIGIAINTSKHDELRFQIHLAKLVSLGSERKWLECTALDCDKCKLKSSIFSMRNNRESDWETIDGASVPCRSDHFTHRDVLIQNLLKDRLCEWLVCKLHEGGKGPHVLDNEGLGVLHLTAALGYEWAMGPIIASGISPNFRDARGRTGLHWASYFGREETVIALLRLGAAPGAVEDPTSAFPGGQTAADLASSRGHKGIAGYLAEADLTSHLETLTMNENIVNNVAATIAAEKAIETADVVVDEQYSLKSSMAAVRKSAHAAALIQEAFRTRSFRQRQLTKSGTDVSEVQSQDLIARRSLKRVQKFAHYEDYLHVAAALKIQQNYRGWKGRKDFLKIRDRIVKIQAHVRGHQVRKNYKKVVWSVGILEKVILRWRRKGAGLRGFRVEKAIEDVSSEVKKNDDYEFLSVGRKQKYAGVEKALSRVRSMARQPEAREQYMRLLSKFEKLKMADGESPASNQIESSDERVLDEVLLALTEGQ; translated from the exons ATGGCTGATACCAGAAAATACCTCCCCACGCAGCAACTAG ACCTTGCCCAGATATTGCAAGAAGCCAAGGAGCGTTGGCTCCGGCCAGCTGAAATTTGTGAAATACTTCGCAACTTTCAGAATTTTGAGTTAACCGCAGATCCGCCCGTCAGGCCTCCAG CTGGTTCTTTGTTCCTGTTTGATCGAAAAGCACTCCGGTATTTTCGTAAAGATGGTCACcgctggaggaagaaaaaggaTGGAAAGACTGTCAAAGAAGCCCATGAAAAGTTGAAG GCTGGCAGTGTAGacgttcttcattgttactaTGCCCATGGGGAGGACAATTCGAATTTTCAACGGCGGAGTTATTGGATGCTTGACAT GCATTTACAGCACATTGTTCTTGTCCATTACAGAAATGTGGGAGAG GCGTACCAGTCTGGTGTCCCTTGTTTGCTGGCAGATCCAGGGTCACAGGTTGCAAGCCCTCAAAGTGTTTCAGCACCTTTCTCTGCACAGGCAAACTCACCTGCCCCTACAGGTCAAACATCTTTTGCTTCAAGTCCAAACAGAGTTGACTGGAATGGAAAAACATTGTCTACAGAGTTTGAGGATGTGGATTCTGGGGGAGATGCAGGAACTTCATCTGTTGCCCAATCGATGTTTGGTTCCGTTTTGCATAATGCTTCTCTTCATTCACAAGTTGGAG GATTTCCTGAGTCATTCAGGGATCCCCTTAGTTCGTGGTATGATGGACCTAAATTCGCTCATGGTGCTGGTTCATCTGTCTGGAATGGAATGGATAGCTCAACAAGAAATGAGCGCAGCATGCATGACCAAAACCTTTTTGTTGAAGCACCTAACAGAGCTGACTTCATAACTCATAAGCTACCAGATGCTAGATTAGATGTTGATTGTAGAATCAACAATGTAACTTGTGAAGATAAGTTGACCACTGACATAGATGTCCAGGTTGCCACAGCATCTTCTCAGAGAGAACCGCAG GTGTCAAAGGAGCGTGACTTTAATGTATTTCACCCTCAGGTTCAAGATTATTCCGATCCTCAAGTGGTTGTCAATTCTTCCAACCAAGTTGAAGAGAACTCTAGAGATGGTGGCATGCGCAATGCCGAATCAGTAGAGCTTAAGAAACTTGACAGCTTTGGGAGATGGATGGATAAAGAAATTGGTGTGGATTGTGATGATTCCTTGATGGCTTCTGACTCCGGCAATTACTGGAGTCCGCTTGATGCAGAGAATGGTGATAAGGAAGTATCCAGTTTATCACATCATATGCATCTGGATATAGAATCACTTGGCCCCTCTCTTTCCCAAGAACAACTATTCTCTATTCATGATTTTTCGCCGGATTGGGCTTATTCAGAAACTGAAACAAAG GTTTTAATAGTTGGTAGTTTTCTGGGAAGCAAGAAGCATACCACTGAGACTAAGTGGGGATGCATGTTTGGTGAAATAGAAGTTTCTGCTGAAGTTCTGTCTAATAATGTCATTCGATGTCAAACTCCATTACATGCTCCTGGGTGCGTTCCATTCTATGTGACCTGCAGAAATAGGTTAGCCTGCAGTGAGGTGAGGGAGTTTGAATATCGAGAGAAACCCATTGGAATAGCTATAAACACTTCAAAACATGATGAATTGCGCTTTCAGATACATCTAGCAAAACTCGTGAGCTTGGGCTCAGAGAGGAAGTGGTTGGAATGTACTGCTCTAGATTGTGATAAATGTAAGCTCAAAAGTTCCATATTTTCAATGAGAAACAACAGAGAAAGTGATTGGGAAACAATTGATGGGGCTTCTGTGCCATGCAGAAGTGATCACTTTACCCATAGAGATGTCTTGATTCAGAATTTGTTGAAGGATAGACTTTGTGAATGGCTAGTCTGTAAACTTCATGAAGGAGGCAAAGGACCACATGTTCTGGATAATGAAGGCCTAGGTGTTCTACATTTGACTGCTGCTCTTGGTTATGAGTGGGCCATGGGTCCAATAATTGCTTCTGGCATTAGTCCCAATTTCAGAGATGCTCGCGGAAGAACAGGGCTTCACTGGGCATCATATTTTGGAAG AGAGGAAACTGTCATCGCGTTACTTAGATTGGGTGCCGCGCCAGGTGCAGTCGAGGACCCAACGTCAGCATTTCCTGGTGGTCAAACTGCTGCTGATCTAGCCTCGAGCAGAGGGCATAAAGGGATTGCTGGATATTTGGCCGAAGCAGATTTAACCAGTCACCTAGAGACGTTGACCATGAATGAGAACATAGTGAACAATGTTGCTGCAACGATTGCTGCTGAGAAAGCCATTGAGACTGCTGATGTGGTAGTCGATGAGCAATACTCTCTCAAAAGCTCTATGGCAGCTGTTAGGAAATCAGCTCATGCGGCTGCTCTAATTCAAGAAGCTTTCCGGACTCGTTCATTCCGTCAGAGACAGTTAACTAAGAGCGGAACTGATGTTTCTGAAGTTCAGTCTCAAGACCTAATTGCACGTCGTTCCTTGAAGAGAGTCCAAAAGTTTGCTCACTATGAAGATTATCTCCATGTTGCAGCAGCTTTGAAGATCCAACAAAACTATCGTGGATGGAAGGGAAGAAAAGATTTTTTGAAGATACGTGACCGTATTGTTAAAATTCAG GCTCATGTGAGGGGACATCAGGTTCGGAAGAATTACAAAAAGGTTGTGTGGTCTGTTGGTATATTGGAAAAAGTAATACTGCGTTGGAGGCGAAAAGGAGCTGGTTTGCGAGGATTTCGGGTGGAAAAAGCTATTGAAGATGTATCCTCGGAGGTCAAGAAAAACGATGACTACGAATTTCTTAGTGTCGGGCGGAAGCAGAAATATGCTGGAGTTGAGAAAGCTCTTTCAAGGGTAAGGTCCATGGCTCGTCAGCCTGAAGCGCGTGAACAATATATGAGGCTACTTTCAAAGTTTGAAAAGCTGAAG ATGGCTGATGGGGAGAGCCCTGCATCCAACCAAATTGAAAGTTCCGATGAAAGAGTGTTAGATGAGGTTCTGCTTGCACTCACCGAAGGTCAATGA
- the LOC117626625 gene encoding calmodulin-binding transcription activator 3-like isoform X2 → MADTRKYLPTQQLAGSLFLFDRKALRYFRKDGHRWRKKKDGKTVKEAHEKLKAGSVDVLHCYYAHGEDNSNFQRRSYWMLDMHLQHIVLVHYRNVGEAYQSGVPCLLADPGSQVASPQSVSAPFSAQANSPAPTGQTSFASSPNRVDWNGKTLSTEFEDVDSGGDAGTSSVAQSMFGSVLHNASLHSQVGGFPESFRDPLSSWYDGPKFAHGAGSSVWNGMDSSTRNERSMHDQNLFVEAPNRADFITHKLPDARLDVDCRINNVTCEDKLTTDIDVQVATASSQREPQVSKERDFNVFHPQVQDYSDPQVVVNSSNQVEENSRDGGMRNAESVELKKLDSFGRWMDKEIGVDCDDSLMASDSGNYWSPLDAENGDKEVSSLSHHMHLDIESLGPSLSQEQLFSIHDFSPDWAYSETETKVLIVGSFLGSKKHTTETKWGCMFGEIEVSAEVLSNNVIRCQTPLHAPGCVPFYVTCRNRLACSEVREFEYREKPIGIAINTSKHDELRFQIHLAKLVSLGSERKWLECTALDCDKCKLKSSIFSMRNNRESDWETIDGASVPCRSDHFTHRDVLIQNLLKDRLCEWLVCKLHEGGKGPHVLDNEGLGVLHLTAALGYEWAMGPIIASGISPNFRDARGRTGLHWASYFGREETVIALLRLGAAPGAVEDPTSAFPGGQTAADLASSRGHKGIAGYLAEADLTSHLETLTMNENIVNNVAATIAAEKAIETADVVVDEQYSLKSSMAAVRKSAHAAALIQEAFRTRSFRQRQLTKSGTDVSEVQSQDLIARRSLKRVQKFAHYEDYLHVAAALKIQQNYRGWKGRKDFLKIRDRIVKIQAHVRGHQVRKNYKKVVWSVGILEKVILRWRRKGAGLRGFRVEKAIEDVSSEVKKNDDYEFLSVGRKQKYAGVEKALSRVRSMARQPEAREQYMRLLSKFEKLKMADGESPASNQIESSDERVLDEVLLALTEGQ, encoded by the exons ATGGCTGATACCAGAAAATACCTCCCCACGCAGCAACTAG CTGGTTCTTTGTTCCTGTTTGATCGAAAAGCACTCCGGTATTTTCGTAAAGATGGTCACcgctggaggaagaaaaaggaTGGAAAGACTGTCAAAGAAGCCCATGAAAAGTTGAAG GCTGGCAGTGTAGacgttcttcattgttactaTGCCCATGGGGAGGACAATTCGAATTTTCAACGGCGGAGTTATTGGATGCTTGACAT GCATTTACAGCACATTGTTCTTGTCCATTACAGAAATGTGGGAGAG GCGTACCAGTCTGGTGTCCCTTGTTTGCTGGCAGATCCAGGGTCACAGGTTGCAAGCCCTCAAAGTGTTTCAGCACCTTTCTCTGCACAGGCAAACTCACCTGCCCCTACAGGTCAAACATCTTTTGCTTCAAGTCCAAACAGAGTTGACTGGAATGGAAAAACATTGTCTACAGAGTTTGAGGATGTGGATTCTGGGGGAGATGCAGGAACTTCATCTGTTGCCCAATCGATGTTTGGTTCCGTTTTGCATAATGCTTCTCTTCATTCACAAGTTGGAG GATTTCCTGAGTCATTCAGGGATCCCCTTAGTTCGTGGTATGATGGACCTAAATTCGCTCATGGTGCTGGTTCATCTGTCTGGAATGGAATGGATAGCTCAACAAGAAATGAGCGCAGCATGCATGACCAAAACCTTTTTGTTGAAGCACCTAACAGAGCTGACTTCATAACTCATAAGCTACCAGATGCTAGATTAGATGTTGATTGTAGAATCAACAATGTAACTTGTGAAGATAAGTTGACCACTGACATAGATGTCCAGGTTGCCACAGCATCTTCTCAGAGAGAACCGCAG GTGTCAAAGGAGCGTGACTTTAATGTATTTCACCCTCAGGTTCAAGATTATTCCGATCCTCAAGTGGTTGTCAATTCTTCCAACCAAGTTGAAGAGAACTCTAGAGATGGTGGCATGCGCAATGCCGAATCAGTAGAGCTTAAGAAACTTGACAGCTTTGGGAGATGGATGGATAAAGAAATTGGTGTGGATTGTGATGATTCCTTGATGGCTTCTGACTCCGGCAATTACTGGAGTCCGCTTGATGCAGAGAATGGTGATAAGGAAGTATCCAGTTTATCACATCATATGCATCTGGATATAGAATCACTTGGCCCCTCTCTTTCCCAAGAACAACTATTCTCTATTCATGATTTTTCGCCGGATTGGGCTTATTCAGAAACTGAAACAAAG GTTTTAATAGTTGGTAGTTTTCTGGGAAGCAAGAAGCATACCACTGAGACTAAGTGGGGATGCATGTTTGGTGAAATAGAAGTTTCTGCTGAAGTTCTGTCTAATAATGTCATTCGATGTCAAACTCCATTACATGCTCCTGGGTGCGTTCCATTCTATGTGACCTGCAGAAATAGGTTAGCCTGCAGTGAGGTGAGGGAGTTTGAATATCGAGAGAAACCCATTGGAATAGCTATAAACACTTCAAAACATGATGAATTGCGCTTTCAGATACATCTAGCAAAACTCGTGAGCTTGGGCTCAGAGAGGAAGTGGTTGGAATGTACTGCTCTAGATTGTGATAAATGTAAGCTCAAAAGTTCCATATTTTCAATGAGAAACAACAGAGAAAGTGATTGGGAAACAATTGATGGGGCTTCTGTGCCATGCAGAAGTGATCACTTTACCCATAGAGATGTCTTGATTCAGAATTTGTTGAAGGATAGACTTTGTGAATGGCTAGTCTGTAAACTTCATGAAGGAGGCAAAGGACCACATGTTCTGGATAATGAAGGCCTAGGTGTTCTACATTTGACTGCTGCTCTTGGTTATGAGTGGGCCATGGGTCCAATAATTGCTTCTGGCATTAGTCCCAATTTCAGAGATGCTCGCGGAAGAACAGGGCTTCACTGGGCATCATATTTTGGAAG AGAGGAAACTGTCATCGCGTTACTTAGATTGGGTGCCGCGCCAGGTGCAGTCGAGGACCCAACGTCAGCATTTCCTGGTGGTCAAACTGCTGCTGATCTAGCCTCGAGCAGAGGGCATAAAGGGATTGCTGGATATTTGGCCGAAGCAGATTTAACCAGTCACCTAGAGACGTTGACCATGAATGAGAACATAGTGAACAATGTTGCTGCAACGATTGCTGCTGAGAAAGCCATTGAGACTGCTGATGTGGTAGTCGATGAGCAATACTCTCTCAAAAGCTCTATGGCAGCTGTTAGGAAATCAGCTCATGCGGCTGCTCTAATTCAAGAAGCTTTCCGGACTCGTTCATTCCGTCAGAGACAGTTAACTAAGAGCGGAACTGATGTTTCTGAAGTTCAGTCTCAAGACCTAATTGCACGTCGTTCCTTGAAGAGAGTCCAAAAGTTTGCTCACTATGAAGATTATCTCCATGTTGCAGCAGCTTTGAAGATCCAACAAAACTATCGTGGATGGAAGGGAAGAAAAGATTTTTTGAAGATACGTGACCGTATTGTTAAAATTCAG GCTCATGTGAGGGGACATCAGGTTCGGAAGAATTACAAAAAGGTTGTGTGGTCTGTTGGTATATTGGAAAAAGTAATACTGCGTTGGAGGCGAAAAGGAGCTGGTTTGCGAGGATTTCGGGTGGAAAAAGCTATTGAAGATGTATCCTCGGAGGTCAAGAAAAACGATGACTACGAATTTCTTAGTGTCGGGCGGAAGCAGAAATATGCTGGAGTTGAGAAAGCTCTTTCAAGGGTAAGGTCCATGGCTCGTCAGCCTGAAGCGCGTGAACAATATATGAGGCTACTTTCAAAGTTTGAAAAGCTGAAG ATGGCTGATGGGGAGAGCCCTGCATCCAACCAAATTGAAAGTTCCGATGAAAGAGTGTTAGATGAGGTTCTGCTTGCACTCACCGAAGGTCAATGA
- the LOC117626625 gene encoding calmodulin-binding transcription activator 3-like isoform X4 yields the protein MADTRKYLPTQQLDLAQILQEAKERWLRPAEICEILRNFQNFELTADPPVRPPAGSLFLFDRKALRYFRKDGHRWRKKKDGKTVKEAHEKLKAGSVDVLHCYYAHGEDNSNFQRRSYWMLDMHLQHIVLVHYRNVGEAYQSGVPCLLADPGSQVASPQSVSAPFSAQSLRMWILGEMQELHLLPNRCLVPFCIMLLFIHKLEVSKERDFNVFHPQVQDYSDPQVVVNSSNQVEENSRDGGMRNAESVELKKLDSFGRWMDKEIGVDCDDSLMASDSGNYWSPLDAENGDKEVSSLSHHMHLDIESLGPSLSQEQLFSIHDFSPDWAYSETETKVLIVGSFLGSKKHTTETKWGCMFGEIEVSAEVLSNNVIRCQTPLHAPGCVPFYVTCRNRLACSEVREFEYREKPIGIAINTSKHDELRFQIHLAKLVSLGSERKWLECTALDCDKCKLKSSIFSMRNNRESDWETIDGASVPCRSDHFTHRDVLIQNLLKDRLCEWLVCKLHEGGKGPHVLDNEGLGVLHLTAALGYEWAMGPIIASGISPNFRDARGRTGLHWASYFGREETVIALLRLGAAPGAVEDPTSAFPGGQTAADLASSRGHKGIAGYLAEADLTSHLETLTMNENIVNNVAATIAAEKAIETADVVVDEQYSLKSSMAAVRKSAHAAALIQEAFRTRSFRQRQLTKSGTDVSEVQSQDLIARRSLKRVQKFAHYEDYLHVAAALKIQQNYRGWKGRKDFLKIRDRIVKIQAHVRGHQVRKNYKKVVWSVGILEKVILRWRRKGAGLRGFRVEKAIEDVSSEVKKNDDYEFLSVGRKQKYAGVEKALSRVRSMARQPEAREQYMRLLSKFEKLKMADGESPASNQIESSDERVLDEVLLALTEGQ from the exons ATGGCTGATACCAGAAAATACCTCCCCACGCAGCAACTAG ACCTTGCCCAGATATTGCAAGAAGCCAAGGAGCGTTGGCTCCGGCCAGCTGAAATTTGTGAAATACTTCGCAACTTTCAGAATTTTGAGTTAACCGCAGATCCGCCCGTCAGGCCTCCAG CTGGTTCTTTGTTCCTGTTTGATCGAAAAGCACTCCGGTATTTTCGTAAAGATGGTCACcgctggaggaagaaaaaggaTGGAAAGACTGTCAAAGAAGCCCATGAAAAGTTGAAG GCTGGCAGTGTAGacgttcttcattgttactaTGCCCATGGGGAGGACAATTCGAATTTTCAACGGCGGAGTTATTGGATGCTTGACAT GCATTTACAGCACATTGTTCTTGTCCATTACAGAAATGTGGGAGAG GCGTACCAGTCTGGTGTCCCTTGTTTGCTGGCAGATCCAGGGTCACAGGTTGCAAGCCCTCAAAGTGTTTCAGCACCTTTCTCTGCACAG AGTTTGAGGATGTGGATTCTGGGGGAGATGCAGGAACTTCATCTGTTGCCCAATCGATGTTTGGTTCCGTTTTGCATAATGCTTCTCTTCATTCACAAGTTGGAG GTGTCAAAGGAGCGTGACTTTAATGTATTTCACCCTCAGGTTCAAGATTATTCCGATCCTCAAGTGGTTGTCAATTCTTCCAACCAAGTTGAAGAGAACTCTAGAGATGGTGGCATGCGCAATGCCGAATCAGTAGAGCTTAAGAAACTTGACAGCTTTGGGAGATGGATGGATAAAGAAATTGGTGTGGATTGTGATGATTCCTTGATGGCTTCTGACTCCGGCAATTACTGGAGTCCGCTTGATGCAGAGAATGGTGATAAGGAAGTATCCAGTTTATCACATCATATGCATCTGGATATAGAATCACTTGGCCCCTCTCTTTCCCAAGAACAACTATTCTCTATTCATGATTTTTCGCCGGATTGGGCTTATTCAGAAACTGAAACAAAG GTTTTAATAGTTGGTAGTTTTCTGGGAAGCAAGAAGCATACCACTGAGACTAAGTGGGGATGCATGTTTGGTGAAATAGAAGTTTCTGCTGAAGTTCTGTCTAATAATGTCATTCGATGTCAAACTCCATTACATGCTCCTGGGTGCGTTCCATTCTATGTGACCTGCAGAAATAGGTTAGCCTGCAGTGAGGTGAGGGAGTTTGAATATCGAGAGAAACCCATTGGAATAGCTATAAACACTTCAAAACATGATGAATTGCGCTTTCAGATACATCTAGCAAAACTCGTGAGCTTGGGCTCAGAGAGGAAGTGGTTGGAATGTACTGCTCTAGATTGTGATAAATGTAAGCTCAAAAGTTCCATATTTTCAATGAGAAACAACAGAGAAAGTGATTGGGAAACAATTGATGGGGCTTCTGTGCCATGCAGAAGTGATCACTTTACCCATAGAGATGTCTTGATTCAGAATTTGTTGAAGGATAGACTTTGTGAATGGCTAGTCTGTAAACTTCATGAAGGAGGCAAAGGACCACATGTTCTGGATAATGAAGGCCTAGGTGTTCTACATTTGACTGCTGCTCTTGGTTATGAGTGGGCCATGGGTCCAATAATTGCTTCTGGCATTAGTCCCAATTTCAGAGATGCTCGCGGAAGAACAGGGCTTCACTGGGCATCATATTTTGGAAG AGAGGAAACTGTCATCGCGTTACTTAGATTGGGTGCCGCGCCAGGTGCAGTCGAGGACCCAACGTCAGCATTTCCTGGTGGTCAAACTGCTGCTGATCTAGCCTCGAGCAGAGGGCATAAAGGGATTGCTGGATATTTGGCCGAAGCAGATTTAACCAGTCACCTAGAGACGTTGACCATGAATGAGAACATAGTGAACAATGTTGCTGCAACGATTGCTGCTGAGAAAGCCATTGAGACTGCTGATGTGGTAGTCGATGAGCAATACTCTCTCAAAAGCTCTATGGCAGCTGTTAGGAAATCAGCTCATGCGGCTGCTCTAATTCAAGAAGCTTTCCGGACTCGTTCATTCCGTCAGAGACAGTTAACTAAGAGCGGAACTGATGTTTCTGAAGTTCAGTCTCAAGACCTAATTGCACGTCGTTCCTTGAAGAGAGTCCAAAAGTTTGCTCACTATGAAGATTATCTCCATGTTGCAGCAGCTTTGAAGATCCAACAAAACTATCGTGGATGGAAGGGAAGAAAAGATTTTTTGAAGATACGTGACCGTATTGTTAAAATTCAG GCTCATGTGAGGGGACATCAGGTTCGGAAGAATTACAAAAAGGTTGTGTGGTCTGTTGGTATATTGGAAAAAGTAATACTGCGTTGGAGGCGAAAAGGAGCTGGTTTGCGAGGATTTCGGGTGGAAAAAGCTATTGAAGATGTATCCTCGGAGGTCAAGAAAAACGATGACTACGAATTTCTTAGTGTCGGGCGGAAGCAGAAATATGCTGGAGTTGAGAAAGCTCTTTCAAGGGTAAGGTCCATGGCTCGTCAGCCTGAAGCGCGTGAACAATATATGAGGCTACTTTCAAAGTTTGAAAAGCTGAAG ATGGCTGATGGGGAGAGCCCTGCATCCAACCAAATTGAAAGTTCCGATGAAAGAGTGTTAGATGAGGTTCTGCTTGCACTCACCGAAGGTCAATGA